From the Synechococcus sp. Nb3U1 genome, the window GCCTGTTGCTGGGGCCAGATGGCTTGAGCTTGGTGCATCCGCAAACCATGGGATCCGGGCTGGAGGCGCTGGTGTCTCTGGCGGTGGCCCTGATCTTGTTTGAGGGAGGCCTCAACCTCAGGTTGCAACGCCTGAATCAGGTTTCCGATAGCTTGCGCAATCTGGTGCTGTTTGGATCCCTGCTCACCTTGGTGGGGGGGGCGGTAGCGGCCCACTATTTGGGGGAATTCCCCTGGCGACTGGCCTTTTTGTTCGGATCCCTGGTGGTGGTGACGGGGCCGACAGTGATTAACCCGATCCTGAAACGGGTGCGGGTGGATTCGGCGGTGAGCACCCTTTTGGAGGGGGAAGGGGTGTTGATCGATCCGGTGGGGGCGATCCTGGCGGTGGTGGTGCTGCAGGTGGTGCTCTCCGGCCATCCTAGTTTTTTGATGGCTCTGGAACAGTTGTCCAGCCGGTTGGCGATTGGGGCGGCGGTGGGGGCGCTGGGGGGCTGGCTGATGGGATCCTTCCTGCTCTGGTCACGGCAATTTCTAACGGAGGATTTGCGCAACTCAGTGGTGCTGGCGGGGGCACTGGGGGTGTTTGTCTTGGCCCAGTCGTTGCGGTCTGAAGCAGGGCTGATGGCGGTGGTGCTGGCGGGGCTGGTGGTACGGCAAAAGGCGGCGATTGCCGAGCGCAGTGTGCGGCAGTTTCACGGCCAGTTGGTGGTGGTGGCGATCTCGGTGCTGTTTATTCTCCTCACCTCTACCCTCTCCATCAAGGCGGTCTTTGCCTTGGGCTGGGGATCCGTGGCTACGGTGGTCTGCCTGATGCTGTTGATCCGCCCCTTGAGCATTTGGCTCTGTACCCTGAGCAGTGACCTCAACTGGCGCCAGAAACTGTTCGTTGCCTGGTTGGCTCCACGGGGCATTGTGGCAGCTTCAGTGGCCTCGTTGTTTGCCATCTTGTTGACAGAGCGCGGCATTACCGGGGGGGACGCCCTCAAGGCGCTAGTGTTCCTGACAATTTCTCTGACGGTGACAGTACAGGGGTTAACCGCCGCTTGGGTAGCTCGTTGGTTGGGCTTGGATCAGGGCAGCTCCACCGTGATCATCGGCGATCATCCCCTCACCAGCCAGTTGGCCCAGTTGAT encodes:
- a CDS encoding cation:proton antiporter, which encodes MENSFELTILFTLALVAGIGAQVLANFVGVPSIVFLLLFGLLLGPDGLSLVHPQTMGSGLEALVSLAVALILFEGGLNLRLQRLNQVSDSLRNLVLFGSLLTLVGGAVAAHYLGEFPWRLAFLFGSLVVVTGPTVINPILKRVRVDSAVSTLLEGEGVLIDPVGAILAVVVLQVVLSGHPSFLMALEQLSSRLAIGAAVGALGGWLMGSFLLWSRQFLTEDLRNSVVLAGALGVFVLAQSLRSEAGLMAVVLAGLVVRQKAAIAERSVRQFHGQLVVVAISVLFILLTSTLSIKAVFALGWGSVATVVCLMLLIRPLSIWLCTLSSDLNWRQKLFVAWLAPRGIVAASVASLFAILLTERGITGGDALKALVFLTISLTVTVQGLTAAWVARWLGLDQGSSTVIIGDHPLTSQLAQLMRSLNQTVEVIPLLSAQGSPKNGQNGSKSNRSAADSAHTGAEANGTSSKSSEKLSLTEAKSTPSNGRLPEDPPRSESAPGSLQEAVLSESALLKADIEYAETLLIMTLNPQVNWAIAELMVKLSVSATIWTVLLPDMPISEGIRTLQNPFPQLQRWASYVEANRTELRSITLPTLADLGLDTTDPNLSFTAAKESISAARATLLNPFSAQMGLGDPVLERLRDQFAYRIKADLCLPLLLLRPQRLGRWLRGGGVRVSGDLSQPSRAFYLPEPEIWRRGDRIYYLERISSPVDAAGKANTLTAKESEPLTEDRDPLGSEPLPQYVDGVKLHFDL